GGGATAACCAGCAGCACCGAGAACGGCACCGACCAGCTCTCATACAGCGCTGCCAGGCAGAGGAACACCACCAGAATCGAGATGGCATACAGGCTCATGGCCTGGCCGCTGGCGAGTTTTTCCTGCAGCGACAGGCCGCTCCATGCCCAGCTGGAACCCGGTGCCAGCTGATTAGCCAGCTCTTCCATTTTGTCCATCGCCGCACCCGAGCTGTAGCCCGCGCTGTTTTCACCGGCGATTTCAAACGCGGCCGAGCCGTTATAGCGGGCGAGGCTTTCCGGACCGTAAATCCAGTGCGTGGTGGCAAAGGCGGAGAACGGCGTCATGCTGCTGTCGCTGCCGCGGACAAACCACTTCGCCAGGTCTTCCGGCTTCGAGCGGAACTGGCTGTCGCCTTCGATGTAGACCTCTTTCACCCTGCCGCGGTCGATAAAGTCGTTCACGTAGGTGCCGCCCCACGCGCTGCTCAGCGTGTCGGTCACGTCGGAGAGCGACAGGCCGAGTGCCACCGCTTTGTTATTGTCGATATCCACCTGCAGCTGCGGCATCTGGGGCAGATCGCTGGCGCGCACCGATTGCAGCTCCGGGCTGCTGTTCGCCGCTTTCAGCAGATCGCTGCGCAGCTTCAGCAGGGTGTTACGGTCGGTTGCACCGCTGGCCAGTAGCTCAAAGGTAAAGCCGTTGCTTTGCCCCAGCCCCTGCACCGACGGCGGAGTCATGGCGAAAACTTTCGCGTCGCGAATATCCCCCAGCGCCGCCATGGCTTCGCGGGCGATACCCTGCGCGCTGTTTTTCTCGCCGGCGCGCTGGCTCCAGTCTTTCAGCGAAACGAAGGCCATCCCGGCATTCTGGCCGCTGCCGCTGAAGTTAAAACCGTTAACGGTGAAGATAACGTTGGTGTTGTCCTTTTGCTGGTTAAGGAACCAGTCGGTCACGCGTTTGTTCACCGCGTCGGTTCGGCTGATAGTGGCCCCGGCGGGCAGGGTATACTGCACCATGATTTCGCCCTGGTCCTCTTCCGGCAGGAAGCTGCCCGGCAGACGCCACAGCAGCAGCGCCATCAGTCCGGCAAACACGGCGTAAACCAGCATCAGCCGCACCGGTCGGCCAAGAAGCCACAGTACGCGTTTGCGATAGCGCTTCTCGCCGTTCTGATACAGGCGGTTAAAACGCGCAAAGAAGCCGCGCTGCGGAGGCTGGCTGTGCTTGAGCAGCATGCCGCACAGCGCCGGGGTCAGCGTCAGCGCCACAACGACCGACAGCATCATGGCGGCGATAATCGTCACCGAGAACTGGCGGTAAATCACCCCGGTGGATCCGCCGAAGAAGGCCATCGGCAGAAATACCGCCGACAGTACCAGCGCAATCGCCACCAGCGCGCCGGCGATTTCACCCATCGATTTCTCGGTGGCTTCACGGGCGTTCAGCCCTTCATTGCGCATGATGCGCTCGACGTTTTCCACCACCACAATGGCGTCATCCACCAGCAGCCCGATGGCCAGCACCATGGCAAACAGCGTCAGGGTATTGATCGAGTAACCGAACAGCGCCAGCACGCCAAAGGTGCCGAGCAGCACGACCGGCACCGCCAGCGCGGGGATCAGCGTGGCGCGCAGGTTTTGCAGGAACAGCATCATCACCGTCACCACCAGCACAATGGCGATCAGCAGGGTTTCAATCACATCCTGTACCGAGATTTTAATAAACTCGGTGCTGTCCTTCGGATAGGCAATCTCATAGCCCGCAGGCATGTTGTGGTGATATTCCTCAATTTTCGCCTTCACCAGGCTGGCGGTATCCAGCGCGTTGGAGCCGGGAGCCAGCATTACCGCGACGCCCGCCGCCGGATGGCCGTTCAGTTTTGAGCTGGCGTTGTAGTCTTCGCTGCCCATTTCCACGCGCGCGACGTCGCCGATGCGCACCACGGCACCGCCGGTGGCGCTTTTAATGATGATATTGCGGAACTGCTCGACGGTTTGCAGGCGCGACTGCGCGCGCACCGTGGCCGTCAGCTGCTGATCGCCGGCGGCGGGCAGGGCACCGAGTTTACCGGCGGTCACCTGCACGTTCTGTGCTTCAATCGCGCTCTGTACGTCCGACGGCATCAGGCTGTAGGAGGCGAGTTTGGCGGGATCGAGCCAGATGCGCATGGCGTATTCAGCACCGAAAACCTGCAGGCTGCCGACGCCGCTGACGCGGGCCAGCGGATCCTGCAGGTTGCTCACCAGCCAGTCGGCGATATCGGAGCTGCTGGCGCGGTCGTTGCTGTCGTACAGCGCCATAATCAGCAGGAAGTTGGACTGCGTTTTGGTGACGGTAATGCCGGCGCTTTGTACCTCGCTCGGCAGGCGGGACTCGGCCTGCTGCACCTTATTCTGCACCTGCACCTGTGCGGTATCCGGGTCGGTCCCCTGCTGGAAGGTGACGTTGATATCCACCGAACCGTCCGAGCTGCTGGACGAGGTGAAGTAGAGCAGGTTATCCAGGCCGGTCATCTGCTGTTCGATCACCTGGGTCACGCTGTTTTCCAGCGTTTCCGCCGAAGCACCGGTATATGTGGCTTTAATCTTGATCGACGGCGGAGCGACGTCGGGGTACTGGGCCACCGGCAGGGTGCGGATCGCCATAATCCCCGCCAGCATAATCAGAATCGCAATCACCCAGGCAAACACCGGGCGGCGAACAAAGAAACGCGAAAACATCAGTTCGCTCCTTCGCTGCGGGTGACTTCAACCGGCTTCACGCTGTCGCCGGCGGCGACTTTATCGCTGCCTTCAACCAGCAGGCGGTCGCCCGCCTGCAGGCCTTTCTCGATCAGCCAGCTTGTGCCGGTTGCGTCGGCGGTGACCACGTCGCGCTGTTCGACTTTGTTCTCTGCGTTCACGACCAGCGCGGTGGCGTTGCCTTTGGCATCGCGGGTAATGCCCTGCTGCGGCGCGAGAAGGGCGTTTTCCAGCACGCCTTCATCCACCAGGGCATGAACGAACATGCCCGGCAGCAGAACGTGATTTGGATTCGGGAACACGGCGCGCAGCGTGACCGAGCCGGTGGCTTCATCCACCGCCACTTCGGTCAGTTCCAGCCGGCCTTTTTCCGGGTAGGTGGTGCCGTCTTCCAGCGTCAGGGTCACGTTAAGCGTGTTGCCATCGCTGGCCAGCGCGCGCTTGCGCAGATTGAGCAGCTCTACGCTGGAGCGGGTCAGGTCTACGTACATGCTGTCGAGGCTGCGGATGGTCGCCAGCACCGTGTCCTGCCCGGCGGTGACTAGTGCACCCGGCGTCACGGCGGAAATACCGATGCGGCCCGCGATGGGGGCGGTGACGGTGGTCCAGTCGAGGTTAACGCGCGCGCTGTCCAGCGCCGCCTTTTTTTCCGCCACGCTGGCGCGATCCTGGTCGCAGGTGGATTGCGCATCGTCGGCATCCTGCTGTGATACCCCCTGATACTGCACCAGTCCGGCATAGCGTTTGGCTTTCTGGCAGTCGCTAATGACCAGCGCCTGAGCGCTTTTCAGCGCGGCGGCAGCCTGTTGCCAGGTGGCTTTATAGCTGGCGGCGTCGATCTGATACAGCGCCTGTCCGGCTTTCACTTCCGCCCCTTCGGTGAACAGGCGCTTCTGGATAAGCCCACCCACCTGCGGTCTGACTTCTGCCGTCTGGGTGGCGGTGGTGCGCCCGGTCAGGTCGCTGGTCAGGGTAAAGCGGGTGGCTTTCAGCGTGACGACTCCGACTTCGGTCACACCGGGGGCAGGGGCACTGGAGGTGACATTATCGCAGCCGGCCAGGCAAAAAAGGGTCAGCAGCGAGACTATGCGTAATTGCATATGGCTATTCCACTCAAATTAAAAAAAGAAAATGGCACATCGGCGAGCCATCATTATTTAGCAATGGCTCAGGATACGTTTAATAACATTTAGGTACTGCTGTTAATCGGTAAAGTAATCGCAATGAAATCGTTTTGATGATTGCGAAGCGTGTTGCCACCTTCACGTTATCGTCAATATTTATAAAATAAGACGGCTAAGAAGCGTCTCATTACTCGGGCATTTGCGGTCGATTCTGCCTGCCTGTTCCCTGTGCGGTGCGGCTTCAGGCCGGGTTGGTGTAAAGTTTTGTCGTCATGTCTACATTAAATCGAAAGAAACCCGTCCGTTAATGACAACCCCGATCTCCGCAGGGGTTAATTAATTACCCTGACGGCAGGATTTATTATTACGGCATGCCGGCATGCAGGTTATCCGCTCAGGTTTTTTATATTCGCCGTATTTTTTCGCTGGCTTCAATAATCGCCGCAACAATCGCCGCACGCTCGTCGGTGTTAATGGTTCTGTTTGTTGTCAGCGTGCGCAGGCTGAATTTCAGCTTTTCAAACGCCTCTTCAATCAGCGGGTCTTTCTGCGTCTGGCTGACCACCAGCTTTTTCATTTTTATCAGCGTGTCGCGCAGCGCCTCATGATGCCGGGCGAGAAACGCTTCGCCCGCATCGGTCAGAGAATACTGCTTTTTACCGCCGCCGCTCTCAATGGTCGTGGCATATTTCTCATCTTCAATCGAGGTCAGAATCGGGTAGATGACGCCGGGGCTGGGACGGTATACGCCCTGCGAGTAGTCCCTGATCGAGGTGATCACTTCATATCCGTGCGTCGGATTCAGTCGTATCAAATGCAGTACCAGCAGGACCAGTTCCGTGCGGGTAAAGGCCTTGCCGCGGCGAACCTGATTTTTGCCGACGTCGCTCCCCTTTTTTGACTCATCGACGTTTAATTCAGTGGGATGAAGTCTCTCTTTCATGGTGACATTGCAGGTTAGTGGCTGACCAAAATAAGATATATCTTGAGCAATAAAGTCATCAAGATATATCTTGAGAGGATTCCGCCAGCAAAGAGTAAAAGTTTCGTTAAGACCCTACTTCACGCGTGCATCGGGGCGGAAGAGGTCAAATCGCTGCGCATCGCTGATGCCGTAATACGCGCTGGGGCCACCGGCGCGCAGGATCGGTTCTGCGCGGGCGGTCTGGTAGATGCCGTTGTCCAGCAGGTCACTGTCGATGTGAATGGCGATGGCTTCCCCCAGCACCAGCCAGCTGTCCAGCAGCCCGCCCTGCGCGTCCTGCAGCTGGATGCACTGGGTGAGCCTGCACTCGAAGTTGACCGGGCTTTCCGCCACCATGCTGACGTTGACCCGGGTGCCGGGCAGGGCGGTCAGCCCGGCGTGGATGAACTCATCTTCCCCACGCGGCAGCGAGGCCGAGCTTTCATTCATCGCCTCTGCCAGCGATCGCGTGGCCAGATTCCAGACAAATTCGCCGGTTTCAACGATGTTTGCCACGCTGTCTTTCCAGCCGCTGCTGGCAAAGCCGATAATCGGCGGCCGGTAGCTGAAACAGTTAAAGAAGCTGTACGGTGCGAGGTTGCGCTGCCCGGCGGCATTCTGCGAGCTGATCCAGCCGATCGGGCGCGGGCCGATAATGGCATTCAGCGGGTCGTGGGGCAGACCGTGCCCCTGTTCCGGCCGGTAAGAATGGCGTGATCGTGACATAAATCGTCCTTATGAAGAGTAAAGTCAGCGGGAAATGTTTACCATTAATAGCACAGAGGGTATCTTACGCCGCTGCTGACAAGAGAGTTACTGATGAAAACCCCTGCCGAGAAAAATGTTCTCCACCCGCGTAACCGCCACCGCGGACGCTATGATTTCGCTGCGCTGATCGCCTGTCATCCGGCGCTGGCGCAGTTTGTTGCCGTGAATAACTGGGGCAGCGAGTCGATTGATTTCGCCAACCCGGAAGCGGTGAAAACCCTGAACCAGGCGCTGCTGCACCATTTCTACGGGCTGGCCCACTGGGATATTCCGGAAGGCTTCCTCTGCCCGCCGGTGCCGGGCCGCGCGGACTATGTTCACCATCTGGCCGACCTGCTGGCGGAAGATAACCAGCGCGCGGTGCCGCGTGAAATCAACGTGCTGGATATCGGCTGCGGGGCTAACCTGATCTATCCGATTATCGGCCACAGCGAGTATCAGTGGCGCTTTACCGGCACCGAGGTCAACCCGCAGGCGATGAGCGCTGCCAACGGCATTATCGCGGCAAACCCGGGCCTGAACCGCGCCATTCGTCTGCGTCGTCAGAAGGACAGTTCGACGATCTTCGGCGGTATTATTCATAAAAATGAGCTGTATCACGCCACAATGTGTAACCCACCGTTCCACGCCTCCGCCGCCGACGCGCGCGAAGGCAGCCAGCGCAAGCTGCGTAATCTGGGGCTGGACCGCAATGCGCCGCTGAACTTCGGCGGGCAGCAGGATGAGCTGTGGTGTGAGGGCGGTGAAAAGGCGTTTATTGGCCGGATGATCGCGGAAAGCGCTGATTTCGCCCGCCAGTGCATCTGGTTCACCTCGCTGGTTTCCCGCCGTGAGAACCTGCCGGAGCTGTGGCGCGCGCTGGAAGAGGCCGACGTGGCCGCCGTGCGCACCATCGATATGGCCCAGGGTCAAAAGCAAAGCCGCTTTATCGCCTGGAGCTTTATGGAACAGCCACAGCGCACGCGCCTGCTGGGCAAGTAAGCTGACTGTGGCTGCGCTGCACACTCTGCCCCGGCGTTTTTTATCCGGTGCAGAGTGCAGGATAGATTGATTTCACTGGTCTACTCCGGAGCGGGCAGCGCCGCCTGTACGCCCGCGGCCCCGGCGACATCGTTGCCGCTCTGCATCACCTGCACCGTCTGGTAAGGCACTTTGATCCCAGCGGCATCGAAGTGCTTTTTCACCATGCCGTCCAGCGCGAATCGCACCGTCCACTGCTTCAGCGGCTGGGTGGTGAACGACACGCGCACGGTAAACGCCTGATTGGTTAAGCCGACCAGCCCGGCAAACGACGGTTCGCCGATCACCATCCCGCGAATGGTTTTATCCTCCAGCAGCTCCCTGACCGCCGCCTGCAGCGTGGCGTTGACCCGATCGGTATCCTCGCGCCGGTCCACGTCGTAGTTCGCCACGAACGAGCCGATACCGCGCACGAAGTTGGCAAAGGTGGTGATCGAAGACCACGGAATAATGTGGTAGGCCCCGGTATCCTGACGGACGCCGACGGAACGAATCGACATCCTTTCCACCGTGCCGGTAATTGGCCCAATCGTCACCAGATCCCCGGTATTCATGCCGTTTTCAAACTGGATAAACACGCCGGTAATAATATCTTTGACCAGCGTTTGCGAACCGAAGGACACCGCCAGCCCCAGCGCCCCGGCACCGGCCAGCAGCGGGGCGATATTGACGCCGATCTCAGACAGCACAATCATAATGGTGATGGTGCTGATGACCACCGCCAGCGCGTTACGGAACAGCGTCAGCAGGGTGCGGGTCCGCGCGCTGGGCATTGGCCTGCCGTGGGAATCCGAGGCCAGCCGGCTCTCAATCAGGCTGGCGAGCAGCGTCCAGCCTACCGCAGAGAAGAACAGGATCACCACGATGCGGATCAGAATATCGACCAGCTTTTCGCCCGCCCCCACGGTGAGCCAGTGCCAGAGGTCGAACAGGTGCCAGGCATTCAGCAGCATCAGCGTGACGGCAAACACGCTGATCACCCGCGCCAGTTTGAGCATCGCCGACAGCCAGCCGTTAACCCGCTGCTGAAGTTCGGGATAGTTACGGCGGAGTTCGGGGGAAAGCACCACGGTTTTATTGATCCAGCGGGTCAGCATGCCGGAAACCAGCGCGCCGATGGCGATGATTGCCAGCGATCGCACGCTGGCGGACATCATAAACTTCAGGCTGTTGCCGGGGTCGAACAGGGAAAACAGGAACAGGGCGATAAAGTAGGCGCTGGCCAGCCAGTGCCACACCAGCGCAAAGGCGCGAATAAAAAATGCGAAAAAGGCCAGCGAGCGATCCGCCAGCCGCGTCAGCTCCAGCTGGATGTTGCGACGGTTGTGGAAAATCAGATAGAGCGCCCACACCGTCACCAGCCCCATGACCAGCACGTTGATCACCGCGCCGACCTGCACATTCACCTGGTTCGAGACGATTGGCACAATCACCAGCAGGCCGTAGCCGATCAGGCCACTCAGCCAGCTGATGCGGGTGCTCCAGTAGATGGCGCGGTCGTCGGTAAGATGGAAAAAGCGCAGCTGGGGAAAACGCGGGCAGAACATCAGCCGCAGCACGGCCTTAAAGAACTCAACCAGGGCAAAGGCGTTCAGAAACAGTCCCTGCTGGTAGGCAATCGTGCGGCTGCCGGCGTTCATGTTGTCGCTGAGTATCTGCCCGACGAACAGCGCCAGCGCCAGCAGCAGCAGATCGATGACAAAGGCCCCGGCGATCATCGCGGGCAGATGCAGCCAGCTGGTCCGTTCGCTGTTCTTACGGCGTCCCCATGCCCCCATCCGCCGGTACAGCGGAGATGCCGCCCAGCGCGTCAGCCAGTAAAAGGCGAACAGCGCGGCTGCCAGCATGGCAAAGTGGCTGAGCGCGTTGAAAAAGGTCTGCTGATTAAACGGCTTGTGGGGGGCATCGACGATATTGCGCTGCAGGGTTTGCAGCCGGGAGGCGAACTCACCGCCGAACTGGCGGCTGACGTCGGTGACGCTCTGCAGGACGGTTTTATCTTCCTCTTCTTCCGGCGGCGTCAGGACCGGGTCGGCGGGGGCTGCCGGGGGTTCTGATGCTTTGCGCAGCTGTTCTATCAGCTGCTGGCGCGACTGGTCGTTATCCAGAATATTGGCCAGTGCGGCCCACGCGGCGCGCTTTTCATCCGCATCAGGCGGCGCGGTTTCTGCGGCGGTTGTCGTCTGCTGCGACTGGGCGGCGACGGCAGCGGCGGGCAGGGTCACGGCGTGGCCTGCTGACAGAAACGTGCTGCAGACCATCAGCAGCAAAGCCTGTAACAGATAGCGCAGTGGGGAAGTGAGTCCGGGCATCCTGTTCTCCTGTTGTGGCACCAGCTTCAGCGGCAACAGAGAAGTATAGACGCCAGCCTCGGGGGCAGCGGGTCATTAGCGGGTTTTTAGGAATCAGACGAAAGCGGGGCGGCGGACGCCGCCCCGGCAGGATCACGAGACGTGCTGCAGGAACTCGCGCAGGCGGGCACTCGGCGGGTTGCTGATCAACTCGTCCGGGTTGCCGTCTTCGGCGATGCGGCCCTTATCGATAAAGATCAGGCGTGAAGCCACCTTCTGGGCGAAACCGACTTCGTGGGTGACGATAACCATGGTCATGCCTTCTTCCGCCAGATCCTGCATCACTTTCAGCACTTCGTGACGCAGTTCCGGGTCAAGGGCGGAGGTGGGCTCATCAAACAGCATCATCTTCGGCTTCACCGCCAGCGCACGGGCGATGGCCACGCGCTGCTGCTGTCCACCGGACAGCTCGGAAGGGAAGTGGTTCGCGCGCTCGGCGAGGCCCACTTTGCTCAGCAGCTCTTTTGCCAGGCGGTGAGCATCGGCTTTCTTCGCACCGCGTACGCGGATCGGACCAAAGGCCACGTTGTCCAGCGCGCTCATCTGCGGGAACAGATGGAACTGCTGGAATACCATGCCGGCTTCCTGGCGGATCAGGCGGTCGTCGACTTTCGGGTCGTTAACCTTCAGGCCGTCAACGATCAGCTCGCCGCTGGTGATCTCTTCCAGCTTGTTGATGCAGCGCAGCAGGGTGGACTTACCGGAA
The sequence above is a segment of the Erwinia sp. SLM-02 genome. Coding sequences within it:
- the glnQ gene encoding glutamine ABC transporter ATP-binding protein GlnQ, translating into MIEFKNVSKHFGATQVLHDIDLKIEKGEVVVIIGPSGSGKSTLLRCINKLEEITSGELIVDGLKVNDPKVDDRLIRQEAGMVFQQFHLFPQMSALDNVAFGPIRVRGAKKADAHRLAKELLSKVGLAERANHFPSELSGGQQQRVAIARALAVKPKMMLFDEPTSALDPELRHEVLKVMQDLAEEGMTMVIVTHEVGFAQKVASRLIFIDKGRIAEDGNPDELISNPPSARLREFLQHVS
- the ybiO gene encoding mechanosensitive channel protein; its protein translation is MPGLTSPLRYLLQALLLMVCSTFLSAGHAVTLPAAAVAAQSQQTTTAAETAPPDADEKRAAWAALANILDNDQSRQQLIEQLRKASEPPAAPADPVLTPPEEEEDKTVLQSVTDVSRQFGGEFASRLQTLQRNIVDAPHKPFNQQTFFNALSHFAMLAAALFAFYWLTRWAASPLYRRMGAWGRRKNSERTSWLHLPAMIAGAFVIDLLLLALALFVGQILSDNMNAGSRTIAYQQGLFLNAFALVEFFKAVLRLMFCPRFPQLRFFHLTDDRAIYWSTRISWLSGLIGYGLLVIVPIVSNQVNVQVGAVINVLVMGLVTVWALYLIFHNRRNIQLELTRLADRSLAFFAFFIRAFALVWHWLASAYFIALFLFSLFDPGNSLKFMMSASVRSLAIIAIGALVSGMLTRWINKTVVLSPELRRNYPELQQRVNGWLSAMLKLARVISVFAVTLMLLNAWHLFDLWHWLTVGAGEKLVDILIRIVVILFFSAVGWTLLASLIESRLASDSHGRPMPSARTRTLLTLFRNALAVVISTITIMIVLSEIGVNIAPLLAGAGALGLAVSFGSQTLVKDIITGVFIQFENGMNTGDLVTIGPITGTVERMSIRSVGVRQDTGAYHIIPWSSITTFANFVRGIGSFVANYDVDRREDTDRVNATLQAAVRELLEDKTIRGMVIGEPSFAGLVGLTNQAFTVRVSFTTQPLKQWTVRFALDGMVKKHFDAAGIKVPYQTVQVMQSGNDVAGAAGVQAALPAPE
- the rlmF gene encoding 23S rRNA (adenine(1618)-N(6))-methyltransferase RlmF gives rise to the protein MKTPAEKNVLHPRNRHRGRYDFAALIACHPALAQFVAVNNWGSESIDFANPEAVKTLNQALLHHFYGLAHWDIPEGFLCPPVPGRADYVHHLADLLAEDNQRAVPREINVLDIGCGANLIYPIIGHSEYQWRFTGTEVNPQAMSAANGIIAANPGLNRAIRLRRQKDSSTIFGGIIHKNELYHATMCNPPFHASAADAREGSQRKLRNLGLDRNAPLNFGGQQDELWCEGGEKAFIGRMIAESADFARQCIWFTSLVSRRENLPELWRALEEADVAAVRTIDMAQGQKQSRFIAWSFMEQPQRTRLLGK
- a CDS encoding efflux RND transporter periplasmic adaptor subunit, which gives rise to MQLRIVSLLTLFCLAGCDNVTSSAPAPGVTEVGVVTLKATRFTLTSDLTGRTTATQTAEVRPQVGGLIQKRLFTEGAEVKAGQALYQIDAASYKATWQQAAAALKSAQALVISDCQKAKRYAGLVQYQGVSQQDADDAQSTCDQDRASVAEKKAALDSARVNLDWTTVTAPIAGRIGISAVTPGALVTAGQDTVLATIRSLDSMYVDLTRSSVELLNLRKRALASDGNTLNVTLTLEDGTTYPEKGRLELTEVAVDEATGSVTLRAVFPNPNHVLLPGMFVHALVDEGVLENALLAPQQGITRDAKGNATALVVNAENKVEQRDVVTADATGTSWLIEKGLQAGDRLLVEGSDKVAAGDSVKPVEVTRSEGAN
- a CDS encoding efflux RND transporter permease subunit; translated protein: MFSRFFVRRPVFAWVIAILIMLAGIMAIRTLPVAQYPDVAPPSIKIKATYTGASAETLENSVTQVIEQQMTGLDNLLYFTSSSSSDGSVDINVTFQQGTDPDTAQVQVQNKVQQAESRLPSEVQSAGITVTKTQSNFLLIMALYDSNDRASSSDIADWLVSNLQDPLARVSGVGSLQVFGAEYAMRIWLDPAKLASYSLMPSDVQSAIEAQNVQVTAGKLGALPAAGDQQLTATVRAQSRLQTVEQFRNIIIKSATGGAVVRIGDVARVEMGSEDYNASSKLNGHPAAGVAVMLAPGSNALDTASLVKAKIEEYHHNMPAGYEIAYPKDSTEFIKISVQDVIETLLIAIVLVVTVMMLFLQNLRATLIPALAVPVVLLGTFGVLALFGYSINTLTLFAMVLAIGLLVDDAIVVVENVERIMRNEGLNAREATEKSMGEIAGALVAIALVLSAVFLPMAFFGGSTGVIYRQFSVTIIAAMMLSVVVALTLTPALCGMLLKHSQPPQRGFFARFNRLYQNGEKRYRKRVLWLLGRPVRLMLVYAVFAGLMALLLWRLPGSFLPEEDQGEIMVQYTLPAGATISRTDAVNKRVTDWFLNQQKDNTNVIFTVNGFNFSGSGQNAGMAFVSLKDWSQRAGEKNSAQGIAREAMAALGDIRDAKVFAMTPPSVQGLGQSNGFTFELLASGATDRNTLLKLRSDLLKAANSSPELQSVRASDLPQMPQLQVDIDNNKAVALGLSLSDVTDTLSSAWGGTYVNDFIDRGRVKEVYIEGDSQFRSKPEDLAKWFVRGSDSSMTPFSAFATTHWIYGPESLARYNGSAAFEIAGENSAGYSSGAAMDKMEELANQLAPGSSWAWSGLSLQEKLASGQAMSLYAISILVVFLCLAALYESWSVPFSVLLVIPLGIFGAALAASLRGLSNDIYFQVALLTTIGLSAKNAILIVEFAEAALKQGSSLSAAAISAARIRLRPIIMTSLAFIAGVLPLAVATGAGANSRIAIGTGIIGGTLAATILAIFFVPLFFVLVKHLFTSRHGSK
- a CDS encoding PadR family transcriptional regulator, coding for MKERLHPTELNVDESKKGSDVGKNQVRRGKAFTRTELVLLVLHLIRLNPTHGYEVITSIRDYSQGVYRPSPGVIYPILTSIEDEKYATTIESGGGKKQYSLTDAGEAFLARHHEALRDTLIKMKKLVVSQTQKDPLIEEAFEKLKFSLRTLTTNRTINTDERAAIVAAIIEASEKIRRI
- a CDS encoding flavin reductase family protein, producing the protein MSRSRHSYRPEQGHGLPHDPLNAIIGPRPIGWISSQNAAGQRNLAPYSFFNCFSYRPPIIGFASSGWKDSVANIVETGEFVWNLATRSLAEAMNESSASLPRGEDEFIHAGLTALPGTRVNVSMVAESPVNFECRLTQCIQLQDAQGGLLDSWLVLGEAIAIHIDSDLLDNGIYQTARAEPILRAGGPSAYYGISDAQRFDLFRPDARVK